The Prionailurus bengalensis isolate Pbe53 chromosome E2, Fcat_Pben_1.1_paternal_pri, whole genome shotgun sequence region GGGAGGGGCGGGCGGCAAACGCAGCACTTTCCGCGGCTTTGACAAGCCCGCGGCGCCCGGGCCCGAGCGCTTAGCCGGGCCGAGACTGCGCCATGCAGGAAGCGCCAGCAGCGCTGCCCACGGAGCCGGGCCCCAGCCCCGTGCCTGCCTTCCTCGGCAAGCTGTGGGCGCTGGTGGGTGACCCGGGGACCGACCATCTGATCCGCTGGAGCCCGGTGAGGGCTGGGGCCCCTTGATTTCCCCAGTGGTCCCCGGGATCCTTCCACGTCAGTGAACATCCACGGCCACCCAACCCCCGCCTGGGATAGGGCTGTGGGTCCCCCGATTCAGCTGTCCCGGGTAGTTTACCTTGGAGGGGGTGTGCGAGATGGAGGTGAGGCGACTTCCTACGGACCGAGGAAAGGGTAGGTAGGAGCCTTCTGGAGACCTAGAGCCTGAGGGATCTTTGAGGTCAGTTagttcccaccccaccccagcagaCAGATCGGAAAACAGAGaccagaagagggagggaagggctggggctGGTTCTAGCTCAAAGTAACATCTTGGGTCTGGGACCCGTCCAGGGCTGGAACCCAAAAACCCTGGCCTTTGCTCCTCCTTTCCGAGAATCCAGTAGAGATTTTTGGGTTGGGCTAGGGTAAGAATACACTGTGGTGGCCCCAGGCTAGGCCTCATAGCTGGTGCAGTTCTGGCCTCGTCCCATGTCTCCAGGAGTGGCCGGTCCCCAgcggagtgagagagagagagagagagagaaagagagagagagagagagagagagagagagagagtgtgtgtgtgtgtgtgtgtgtgtgtgtgtgcgcgcgcgcgcgcgcgccagAGCGCGGGCCTGGCTGTGGGCGGGCAGGCCTCACCGTGTCGTCCCGTCTCCGCCCGCACGGTGGGTGGGCGGGCGGCGTTCTTGGCAGAGCGGGACCAGTTTCCTCGTAAGCGACCAGAGCCGCTTCGCCAAGGAAGTGCTGCCCCAATACTTCAAACACAGCAACATGGCGAGCTTTGTGAGGCAACTCAACATGTGTGAGTCCTTAGGGCGAGACGGGAATTGGGTGTGAGTGACTTGGTGCGCGGGGATGGGGCAGTTCACTCCCCCACGCCCCACTCCCTAGACGGTTTTCGGAAGGTGGTGAGCATCGAGCAGGGCGGCCTGCTGAGGCCAGAGCGCGACCACGTAGAATTCCAGCACCCGAGCTTCGTACGCGGCCGAGAGCAACTACTGGAACGCGTGCGGCGCAAGGTGGGTACGGCATGCAGGAACCAGCACCCCCGGTAGAGGTGTTGAGACGGCTGGCCGTGTTCTAGATGACTCTGATCCGATCGTGCTTCCCACCTACAGGTGCCTGCGCTGCGCAGCGACGACGGCCGCTGGCGCCCCGAGGACTTGGGCCGGCTGCTGGGCGAGGTGCAGGCTTTGCGGGGAGTGCAGGAGAGCACCGAGGCGCGGCTGCGGGAGCTCAGGCagtgcgggggggagggggcataggaggggggaagggggaaggggagtcTGGACGAGAGAACACTAGCTACCAGGCTGTTCTTCTGCACAGCTCCTTCCTCTCTCGTGTCTTGGTGCCTCCATCCAGACAAATGGGCTGAACTGTGGAACTCTATTCTCTATGGATGGACGATCGTCTGAGTGGTCGTGGGTTCAGGCCTGCCATTCTGTGGGGGGTGGTGACTGGGCGGACTCTCAGGTGcctcagcacccctcccccacgcctTCCCGCAGGCAGAACGAGATCTTATGGAGGGAGGTGGTGACTTTACGGCAGAGCCATGGTCAGCAGCACCGGGTCATTGGCAAGGTGttcctctccccctaccccacttCTCTCTTCCACTCCTGAACACACCCACCTCCTCTGCCGGGGCAGCGAATCCACCTGGAAGTGCCTTGGGTTGGGGCAAGGTCCGAAGTATGAATTAACCCTTTGCTTCCTCTTTAGCTGATCCAGTGCCTCTTCGGGCCACTTCAGACAGGGCCCAGCAACGCAGGAGCTAAGAGAAAGCTGTGAGTGAGAAAGTCCGGGATGACGCCCTCCTTCCACACTCACTTCCAGGAGCCTCTCTGTCAGAGGCTCCATGCCTGAACTCCATCTCCTCCAGTAGACCCCTCACTGGGAATCCTCATTCTTCTTCCCTGCAATACCGTTATTCTTCACTCCATGGCAATGTCCCCAAGGGCCCACCTCCAGggctttccccctctctccccaactctaCCACCAAGTACCCTCATTCCCAGATCCCTATGTTCCAGGACCTTCTCCCCCAATTCCACCACCCCCAGCAATCCCTTCCCCCTCACTCCAAAGCATCCCAACAGCAGAGGGTCTGGGGCTGAAAccatgctccctccctcccctctccacccccaaagGGCCCCCATCTCTGGGTGGAGCCCCTTCGGCCTCCAGCATGTGACTGATGCCCTGGCAACAGGCCTCAGCTCTGCTGACTTGGCTGCTGGGGCCTGAGGGAGGGAGGTGCAGGCTGAGAGGCATGGGGGATGAacctgccccgcccccctgcacAGGTCCCTGATGCTGGATGAGGGGAGCTCATGCCCAACAGCAGCCAAATTCAGTGCCTGCCCCCTACCTGGTGCCCTCCTTCAGGATCCCTACTTTATCCAGTCGGTAGGTTTttgctcctcctcccttccctagGGCATAGCTGGGATTATGGAGAGCCTATTCTTTTCCTCCATtcccaaaaaggaagagaaggtggaGTCCAGCTTCTCCTCCCCATGGCCCAAGACCCAGGTTCCCCAACATGGACTGAGCCTACCCCCTCAAACCTTACTCCGTAGACCTGGTCCATGTGGGTACTGGTTGGGTTCTGACTCTTCCTGTGACTTGAAGGACTGGGCCTAGTTGTCTTCTTACAGCCCCTCCCAGAGACCACCTTGGGCCTCACCAGCTCTCACAGGGCCAGGGGCCCTATCATTTCTGACATCCATGAAGACTCTCCATCCCCTGATGGGACCAGGCTTTCTCCTTCCAGTGGTGGCAGGAGGTAAGACAGACAGGGCTGCCCACTGGGGAGCCTGTGGGGGATGACCTGGCAGCCCAGATGGCTATGGGGGAATGGAGGGAAGTCAGTGCAAGGGTCTGGTTGAAGCTTTTCTCTGGTGCAGGGAGAAGGGCCTGGCACTGCTCAAAGAAGAGCCGGCCAGTCCAGGGGGGGAAGGAGAGGCCGGGCTGGCCCTGGCCCCAAACGAGTGTGACTTCTGCGTGACAGCACCCCCACCGCTGCCTGTGGCTGTGGTGCAGGCCATCCTGGAAGGGAAAGGGAGCTTCAGCCCTGACGGGCCCAGGAATGCCCAACAGCCTGAACCAAGAGGTCCCAGGGAGGTACCTGACAGGTGAGCAAAAGAGTCCATTCTTGACTGTGAGCCCTGTGGGCTACTTTTCCAGACAGACCACCACTAACTAACTTCCCAGCCCTGTCTGCTCCTTGGTGGCTGAGGGGGAGGTCCGGCACTATGATCTGAACTAATTTCCCAGAGTTGCTCTAAGAGTACCTGCATCACAGTTCCCTGAAAAGTAGAAATTCCCATCAGGTCAATCAGCATATCTATGGTAGGGTTCAGGAACCCAGGAACACTTATTGTGAAGGAATTCATTGGGGTGAATGGAAACATTGTAAAGTACACAATAGTTTAAGAACCATTGATGTTGACAACTGCAAAGAGAGGGTATATATCCCAAGACCCTACCTCCATAACCCAAACCTCAGGTCAAAGGTAGGAGGCAGAGGCATTCTTTAAGTATACTCTAGGTGGGGAGTCCTCTCCTACCATTTTGTAGATGTCAGATTTTGATCCTGATGTATCCAGAATCCTTGGGAATCTAATGGGGGTGAACACTGCAGGCCGACAGCAGTTCTCTGTGCACAGGGGAACTCTGGGCCTGGACAGGGGCATGCGGAGCCCAGAGAATCTTCTGCCTCCCATGCTGCTTCGGGCCCCccctgaaagtgtggagcctgcgggGCCCCTGGATGTGAGTACACCTTCAGCAGGGCAGGGGCATGGGGCTTGGTGGGGTTTGTGTTGTTGGGAAGGCACCACTGACCCAGAGCTTCCCCCAGGTGCTAGGCCCCAGCCACCAAGGGCGAGAATGGACCCTGATGGACTTGGACATGGAGCTGTCCCTGGTAAGGtgaaggtggggagggcaggggttaGAGTTGCTGAGCCAAGCCCTTAGCCAGTGCCGGAGAGCTCCCCGTCTCAGTTCTCTTGGTTGGCCAGCTGCTTCCTGGGGTTTTCCTATGCAGATGCAGCCATTGGTTCCAGAGAGGAGTGAGAATGAGCCGGCAGTCAAGGGGTTAAATTCTCCAGGGCCAGGTAACAGTTGTGGTGACTCAGGACTAGGCGGGAGGTCCTAACTGGTCTGAGCTACCAGGATTGGGTAGGCTGGGCAGTTTGTGTTTTGGAGGGAAATCCCCAGAGTTCTGGCAGCCCTCTGAGAGCCACCCACCCTCTTGCTGTTGGGTGAAAGCAGGGAGGTTAAGAATGGATGTTTCATCCTAACTGACCAGAGGGTAGGGCAGGCAAGGCTCTCCTTCCTCAAAGATAGAAGGAAGAGCTGTTTCTCCCTGCTGAGCACAGTCCAATTCTCCTAGGGAAGGACTCCACACTTGGGGCACCACTCCTGCTGGATGTGCAAGCGGCTTTGGGAAGCCCAGCTCTCGGCCTTCCTGGAGCTTTAACGATTTACAGCGCCCCTGAGAGCCGAGCCTCCTACCTGGGCCCAGGGGCCAATCCCTCCCCCTGAAACCCGCTCTGCTTTGAAGCCAGCCCTTCTCAGCTTCCTCGTGCCCCCCTAGAAGAGGCTGATTGAAGACCCTGTTACTTCTCCATTACTGAACCCTGCAcataaactgcattttttttttctgtgtttctggtcTCTTTTCTCTACTGACCAGGGAGCATAGAACtcatggggggggaggggggaccttACATTTACAGAAATTTCCAGCTCCTAAGGCTTTAATAGTGGAACCCCTGGAGAGTGGAGGTTAGCTCCACTCCCTGCTTAGCTCCCACCCTCTGGCCTCATCCAGGGCTAGCATGTGGCCACTGCAACCTCCAGAACTCAGGGGCTTTTGGGGTCACATCCAACCTTCTAATGCATCTGCTCTGTGATCGTGGGTAAGCTGGtccccttctctgagccttatcTGCGACAAGCAGAGAGAATTCAAGAAGATGGATGTAAAGCATCTGGTAATTGCCAGGCCAAGAGACTGGGCGCTGGATATTTGGGGCCGCAGGCCGAACCACCCGCTCGCTGACTCAGCCGATGCACCCTGGGTGGAGAGGGAAAACGGACTACGTGTGTGAGCCCAGGCGGTGCTCGGCCTCTGCGGCCTGCTTCCCGCTGTCCTAAGAAGAACGCCCCCCTCTTCTCCACCCTTTCCCAGTTCCCGGCAGCCCTggccgccccgccccctcagCAGCTGctgctcccaccccctccctgcctagCCCATTCTGCCTCGTCATCTACTGCCCCGCGGAGGCTCGACTCTTGAGTGGGGCCGCCCGGAACGCACAGAAccgggagcccccccccccccccccccccccccggcacctggctggaggagggaagagaaactgATTGGGCAGAATCTGCGCCCCCTCATCACCAGCCGCGCTCGAAGGAGGTCTGTGAGCCCCGCCCCTCCGCCGGACTCTAGCTCTGGGACTGGGTGGAGGGGAGGTAAGGGGAGCCTTGTGATCTCACTTTCGCAAAAGCTCCCGCAGTTTCCCACAACCCTTGCTCCCTAGCGTAAGAGCCTGCGCAGCGAGGTGGGAAGGAGACCCAGACCCCTCTGGATGCGTGGCACCTGTAACCTCCTGAAGCTCCGGGAAGAATTTGGTCTGTGACCCTTGAAGGACTAGCCACGACAAAACTTTGGTATTCACTTCTGAGCATTGGGTCGCAGGGGGAGACCCAGACCAGCTAGGGTCTCTGCACCTCAGACTGAGGTGCACAAAGTGCAGGACTTGGCATAATGTGGGGAGGAGGTTAACATGAAAATAAGTTGGGGAGCAATGAGGGAAAAGGAGGGGCCAGTTCaatctgtccccccccccaattctctGCACTTGTACAGAGTAGGTCCTGCACCTGTGACTGGGGGGACAGTCTTTGGAGGTCTCTGCCAAAGAGGGCAGAGGGTCCGTGTACACAGTGCAGTGATGTCCGCGCAGTTGTGAGGGTGTATGCTGTTCACTGGTTCCACAAGAGAAGGAACCAGTCTGCTTTTGGGACATTCTGGCACTGGGGTGGAAAAGGAAGGGGACATTTGAGTCACGGAGGATGGGTCCACAGCATGGAGGTAAGGAAAGGGTATTCCAGGCTTAGGGAATAGCATCTGCATCTGGTTCAGATGTGCCAGGGGCTTGCAGGGTTCTCCCAGCACTGTGTGGTGGAGGGAAGTGGGAGAAACCCCAGCTGTCCAGAAGGTGAGGAGGTGGCCTAGAGCAGCCAGGCCAGATAATCTTGATTCTCTCTGATGGGCAGTGGGGGGAAACAGGCCATTAGGGCTGATGTTCTGCTTCGCAGAAGATCTTGTTGTAGTTCAAGTTAGAGCAAATAagatcccagttctgccacttggTCTCTCTGAACCtgtctcctcacctgtaaaatggggacaataaatCCTGTCCCAGGGGCTTGTCAAAGTCACTATGTGGTGGGAGTGATGGGATGGGACTGAGATGTACTTAGAAAGACTGTCATAGGAGATGAGGTGACCACGGTGGGGTTGAGGGGGATACTAATAGAGACCACTGAGAGGTAGAGGAGTAGCATTTGTCAGAGATGTGAcatgaagggagagggaggggtgggggtagtTCTGGTCTCTGGTCAGTGGCCTGGGGAAAGGGCTGACACTTCAGTATGGCTAGGAGGGTGAAATGGCCAGGGAGGCATAGCTTGACACCAGGTGGTAGTGGGAGAGACCTGGGAGGCAGGATGGGGGCTAGGACCAAAGGCGCTCACCCAGACCTGGAGCCAGGTAGGGAGGTAGCAGAGTGACCCCAAAAGGAGGATGAGACCCGGGAGGGTGCTGTGTGAGCAAAGCCAAGGCTGGTGTAGGTGGGCTGAAGGAAGGAGTGGTTCAGGGCCTGACCTATTTTGCCCCTTAATGCCAGGGGCTTTGCTGCCTGGGTCAGGCCACTCCAAAAGTGATGGACCTTTATCCTTGGTTGTTAATAAATGGACACAGCAGATTAACTTCTGCCTAAGACCTGCTGCTTGCGAGAGACAGTCTCTCAAAATGGGAGGATCCAcggaggaaaacagaaaagttcaGCAAGCATTTGTTGGTGGCTTTTATGAGTTGGGTCTGTGGTACCTAAAGATGAAGCATTCCCAGGGAAGATTTCCAGGGAATCAGGGAGACGTTGGGTCTCAGGTAATGTCAGGAGGTCTTGGTCAGAGCTAGGTCTCAAGAGGATTCAGGCATCCCTGCTCAGGTATTAGGGAGCCAGGAAGCGCCATCAGACCAATGTCAGGGTTACAACATGGTGGTATTGGTGAGGGACTGCAGGGGTGGAGCCTCCCCCAGAAAGATGGGCCTCAGGATCAGGATAAGGAGCCTAGACTTCCTTCAGTTGGTGAGGGAAGGCTCTCAGCACTTGTGCTCTGGGTGCAGAGGGGATTCAGCACTCAGCAGAGTCTAAGCTGTACATGAAAGGCTAGACTAAGTAAGAGGTTAGGATGACAGAGAAATACTCAGCAGATAGACTGAAAAGGACCTGACTGCAAACTGGGTGTTGAGTATCCAGGTCAATTGTAGGTCTTTCTGCTTGTTAAGGTGGGGAAGCAGGCTGGGCAAAAGAATTTAGTTTGGATAAATGGTCTGAATCAAATGCAGGATCTGCAGGCAGCGGGGACACAGGAGGGACGTCCTGACTGGGGAGAGTGGTCGAGAGTAAATAAGGGCCCAGGGATAGCATAGAGGAGAGGGGAGCCACAGCTGACGTTTAGGAACCCAAGGAGAAgcctgaggaggagaggggacagaagcATCCTGAAAGGCAGGAGGTACAAGTCCTGTGCTGAGGAGCTGTCCGGCTGCCCGGGTCAAGGTGAACTTAAATCCCAGCCACGAGTGTTCACGGAGACCCTGGGAGAGAGGTCAAGGGCGGGGGAGTCCTTGCCCTAttacctctctcccctcccccatgcagcCCCCACCATGGGCAATGCGCAGGAGCGGCCCTCAGAGATGATCGATCGCGAGCGGAAACGCCTAGTGGAGACGCTGCAGGACGACTCCGGGCTGCTGCTGGATGCACTGCTGGCGCGCGGCGTGCTCACCGGGCCTGAGTATGAGGCGTTGGACGCGCTGCCTGATGCCGAGCGCAGGGTGCGTCGCCTGCTGCTGCTGGTACAAAGCAAGGGCGAGGCCGCCTGCCAGGAGCTGCTGCACTGCGCCCAGCGTACTACGCGCGCGCCAGACCCGGCCTGGGACTGGCAGCACGTGGGCACTGGTGAGCGcgagaggggcggggcctgggccagAGCACGGGGCTTGGCGGGAAGGGTAAAGTGTGGAGCTGAGTTGTAGGTGGCCGTGTGCCAAGGATACCGCTGAGACCTTAAAATGAGATACTCAGATACTCCCACCTCCAATCCAGGCTACCGGGAACGCAGCTACGACTCTCCATGCCCTGGCCACTGGACGCCTGAGGCACCTGACTTGAGGACCGCTTGCCCCGAACCGCCCAGAGCTTCAGACTGCGACGAGGCTGGGGTTTCAGGGGGCTCGGAGGCAGTATCCGGAACCCTCGAGGAACTCGATCCGGAAGTGGAAGCTGAAGTCTCTGAAGGGGCTGAGCCAGAGTTGGAACCCCAAATGGATCCGGAACCAGAGCCAGCACCTGAActggagccagagccagagccagagccagagcctgaCTTTGAGGCGGGTGACGAGTCTGAAGGTGTGAGGCTACCCAAACCTGGTGTCGGATTGGCGggagggtccccccccccccccccgcccacgcGACTActctccaccccccccatcaTTTCTAGATTCCTGAATGTCAGCGTGCTGACAGGCTGCTGCTCTCTGCCCAAAGCAGACAGGACCTGGGATCCTGCTCTGGCAT contains the following coding sequences:
- the HSF4 gene encoding heat shock factor protein 4 isoform X2 codes for the protein MQEAPAALPTEPGPSPVPAFLGKLWALVGDPGTDHLIRWSPSGTSFLVSDQSRFAKEVLPQYFKHSNMASFVRQLNMYGFRKVVSIEQGGLLRPERDHVEFQHPSFVRGREQLLERVRRKVPALRSDDGRWRPEDLGRLLGEVQALRGVQESTEARLRELRQQNEILWREVVTLRQSHGQQHRVIGKLIQCLFGPLQTGPSNAGAKRKLSLMLDEGSSCPTAAKFSACPLPGALLQDPYFIQSPLPETTLGLTSSHRARGPIISDIHEDSPSPDGTRLSPSSGGRREKGLALLKEEPASPGGEGEAGLALAPNECDFCVTAPPPLPVAVVQAILEGKGSFSPDGPRNAQQPEPRGPREVPDRGTLGLDRGMRSPENLLPPMLLRAPPESVEPAGPLDVLGPSHQGREWTLMDLDMELSLMQPLVPERSENEPAVKGLNSPGPGKDSTLGAPLLLDVQAALGSPALGLPGALTIYSAPESRASYLGPGANPSP
- the NOL3 gene encoding nucleolar protein 3 isoform X2, producing MGNAQERPSEMIDRERKRLVETLQDDSGLLLDALLARGVLTGPEYEALDALPDAERRVRRLLLLVQSKGEAACQELLHCAQRTTRAPDPAWDWQHVGTGYRERSYDSPCPGHWTPEAPDLRTACPEPPRASDCDEAGVSGGSEAVSGTLEELDPEVEAEVSEGAEPELEPQMDPEPEPAPELEPEPEPEPEPDFEAGDESEDS
- the NOL3 gene encoding nucleolar protein 3 isoform X1; amino-acid sequence: MRGTCNLLKLREEFAPTMGNAQERPSEMIDRERKRLVETLQDDSGLLLDALLARGVLTGPEYEALDALPDAERRVRRLLLLVQSKGEAACQELLHCAQRTTRAPDPAWDWQHVGTGYRERSYDSPCPGHWTPEAPDLRTACPEPPRASDCDEAGVSGGSEAVSGTLEELDPEVEAEVSEGAEPELEPQMDPEPEPAPELEPEPEPEPEPDFEAGDESEDS
- the NOL3 gene encoding nucleolar protein 3 isoform X3 translates to MRGTCNLLKLREEFAPTMGNAQERPSEMIDRERKRLVETLQDDSGLLLDALLARGVLTGPEYEALDALPDAERRVRRLLLLVQSKGEAACQELLHCAQRTTRAPDPAWDWQHVGTGYRERSYDSPCPGHWTPEAPDLRTACPEPPRASDCDEAGVSGGSEAVSGTLEELDPEVEAEVSEGAEPEPEPEPDFEAGDESEDS
- the HSF4 gene encoding heat shock factor protein 4 isoform X3; its protein translation is MASFVRQLNMYGFRKVVSIEQGGLLRPERDHVEFQHPSFVRGREQLLERVRRKVPALRSDDGRWRPEDLGRLLGEVQALRGVQESTEARLRELRQQNEILWREVVTLRQSHGQQHRVIGKLIQCLFGPLQTGPSNAGAKRKLSLMLDEGSSCPTAAKFSACPLPGALLQDPYFIQSPLPETTLGLTSSHRARGPIISDIHEDSPSPDGTRLSPSSGGRREKGLALLKEEPASPGGEGEAGLALAPNECDFCVTAPPPLPVAVVQAILEGKGSFSPDGPRNAQQPEPRGPREVPDRILGNLMGVNTAGRQQFSVHRGTLGLDRGMRSPENLLPPMLLRAPPESVEPAGPLDVLGPSHQGREWTLMDLDMELSLMQPLVPERSENEPAVKGLNSPGPGKDSTLGAPLLLDVQAALGSPALGLPGALTIYSAPESRASYLGPGANPSP
- the HSF4 gene encoding heat shock factor protein 4 isoform X1, producing MQEAPAALPTEPGPSPVPAFLGKLWALVGDPGTDHLIRWSPSGTSFLVSDQSRFAKEVLPQYFKHSNMASFVRQLNMYGFRKVVSIEQGGLLRPERDHVEFQHPSFVRGREQLLERVRRKVPALRSDDGRWRPEDLGRLLGEVQALRGVQESTEARLRELRQQNEILWREVVTLRQSHGQQHRVIGKLIQCLFGPLQTGPSNAGAKRKLSLMLDEGSSCPTAAKFSACPLPGALLQDPYFIQSPLPETTLGLTSSHRARGPIISDIHEDSPSPDGTRLSPSSGGRREKGLALLKEEPASPGGEGEAGLALAPNECDFCVTAPPPLPVAVVQAILEGKGSFSPDGPRNAQQPEPRGPREVPDRILGNLMGVNTAGRQQFSVHRGTLGLDRGMRSPENLLPPMLLRAPPESVEPAGPLDVLGPSHQGREWTLMDLDMELSLMQPLVPERSENEPAVKGLNSPGPGKDSTLGAPLLLDVQAALGSPALGLPGALTIYSAPESRASYLGPGANPSP